Proteins co-encoded in one Pongo pygmaeus isolate AG05252 chromosome 23, NHGRI_mPonPyg2-v2.0_pri, whole genome shotgun sequence genomic window:
- the SEC14L2 gene encoding SEC14-like protein 2 isoform X1: MSGRVGDLSPKQKEALAKFRENVQDVLPALPNPDDYFLLRWLRARSFDLQKSEAMLRKHVEFRKQKDIDNIISWQPPEVIQQYLSGGMCGYDLDGCPVWYDIIGPLDAKGLLFSASKQDLLRTKMRECELLLQECARQTTKLGKKVETVTIIYDCEGLGLKHLWKPAVEAYGEFLCMFEENYPETLKRLFVVKAPKLFPVAYNLIKPFLSEDTRKKIMVLGANWKEVLLKHISPDQVPVEYGGTMTDPDGNPKCKSKINYGGDIPKKYYVRDQVKQQYEHSVQISRGSSHQVEYEILFPGCVLRWQFMSDGADVGFGIFLKTKMGERQRAGEMTEVLPNQRYNSHLVPEDGTLTCSDPGIYVLRFDNTYSFIHAKKVNFTVEVLLPDKASEEKMKQLGAGTPK, from the exons CAGGATGTGCTGCCGGCCCTGCCGAATCCAGATGACTATTTTCTCCTGCGTTGGCTCCGAG CGAGAAGCTTCGACCTGCAGAAGTCGGAGGCCATGCTCCGGAAG CATGTGGAGTTCCGAAAGCAAAAGGACATTGACAACATCATTAGCTGGCAGCCTCCAGAG GTGATCCAACAGTATCTGTCAGGGGGTATGTGTGGCTATGACCTGGATGGCTGCCCAGTCTGGTACGACATAATTGGACCTCTGGATGCCAAGGGTCTGCTGTTCTCAGCCTCCAAACAGGACCTGCTCAGGACCAAGATGCGGGAGTGTGAGCTGCTTCTGCAGGAGTGTGCCCGCCAGACCACAAAG TTGGGGAAGAAGGTGGAGACCGTCACCATAATTTATGACTGTGAGGGGCTTGGCCTCAAGCATCTCTGGAAGCCTGCTGTGGAGGCCTATGGAGAg TTTCTCTGCATGTTTGAGGAAAATTATCCCGAAACACTGAAGCGTCTTTTTGTTGTTAAAG CACCCAAACTGTTTCCTGTGGCTTATAACCTCATCAAACCCTTCCTGAGTGAGGACACTCGTAAGAAGATCATGGTCCTGGGAG CAAATTGGAAGGAGGTTTTACTGAAACATATCAGCCCTGACCAGGTGCCTGTGGAGTATGGGGGCACTATGACTGACCCTGATGGAAACCCCAAGTGCAAATCCAAG ATCAACTATGGGGGTGACATCCCCAAGAAGTATTATGTGCGAGACCAGGTGAAACAGCAGTATGAACACAGCGTGCAGATTTCCCGTGGCTCCTCCCACCAAGTGGAGTATGAGATCCTCTTCCCTGGCTGTGTTCTCAG GTGGCAGTTTATGTCAGACGGAGCGGATGTTGGTTTTGGGATTTTCCTGAAGACCAAGATGGGGGAGAGGCAGCGGGCAGGGGAGATGACAGAGGTGCTGCCCAACCAGAGGTACAACTCCCACCTGGTCCCTGAAGATGGGACCCTCACCTGCAGTGATCCTGGCATCT ATGTCCTGCGGTTTGACAACACCTACAGCTTCATTCATGCCAAGAAGGTCAATTTCACTGTGGAGGTCCTGCTTCCAGACAAAGCCTCAGAAGAGAAGATGAAACAGCTGGGGGCAGGCACCCCGAAATAA
- the SEC14L2 gene encoding SEC14-like protein 2 isoform X2 produces MLRKHVEFRKQKDIDNIISWQPPEVIQQYLSGGMCGYDLDGCPVWYDIIGPLDAKGLLFSASKQDLLRTKMRECELLLQECARQTTKLGKKVETVTIIYDCEGLGLKHLWKPAVEAYGEFLCMFEENYPETLKRLFVVKAPKLFPVAYNLIKPFLSEDTRKKIMVLGANWKEVLLKHISPDQVPVEYGGTMTDPDGNPKCKSKINYGGDIPKKYYVRDQVKQQYEHSVQISRGSSHQVEYEILFPGCVLRWQFMSDGADVGFGIFLKTKMGERQRAGEMTEVLPNQRYNSHLVPEDGTLTCSDPGIYVLRFDNTYSFIHAKKVNFTVEVLLPDKASEEKMKQLGAGTPK; encoded by the exons ATGCTCCGGAAG CATGTGGAGTTCCGAAAGCAAAAGGACATTGACAACATCATTAGCTGGCAGCCTCCAGAG GTGATCCAACAGTATCTGTCAGGGGGTATGTGTGGCTATGACCTGGATGGCTGCCCAGTCTGGTACGACATAATTGGACCTCTGGATGCCAAGGGTCTGCTGTTCTCAGCCTCCAAACAGGACCTGCTCAGGACCAAGATGCGGGAGTGTGAGCTGCTTCTGCAGGAGTGTGCCCGCCAGACCACAAAG TTGGGGAAGAAGGTGGAGACCGTCACCATAATTTATGACTGTGAGGGGCTTGGCCTCAAGCATCTCTGGAAGCCTGCTGTGGAGGCCTATGGAGAg TTTCTCTGCATGTTTGAGGAAAATTATCCCGAAACACTGAAGCGTCTTTTTGTTGTTAAAG CACCCAAACTGTTTCCTGTGGCTTATAACCTCATCAAACCCTTCCTGAGTGAGGACACTCGTAAGAAGATCATGGTCCTGGGAG CAAATTGGAAGGAGGTTTTACTGAAACATATCAGCCCTGACCAGGTGCCTGTGGAGTATGGGGGCACTATGACTGACCCTGATGGAAACCCCAAGTGCAAATCCAAG ATCAACTATGGGGGTGACATCCCCAAGAAGTATTATGTGCGAGACCAGGTGAAACAGCAGTATGAACACAGCGTGCAGATTTCCCGTGGCTCCTCCCACCAAGTGGAGTATGAGATCCTCTTCCCTGGCTGTGTTCTCAG GTGGCAGTTTATGTCAGACGGAGCGGATGTTGGTTTTGGGATTTTCCTGAAGACCAAGATGGGGGAGAGGCAGCGGGCAGGGGAGATGACAGAGGTGCTGCCCAACCAGAGGTACAACTCCCACCTGGTCCCTGAAGATGGGACCCTCACCTGCAGTGATCCTGGCATCT ATGTCCTGCGGTTTGACAACACCTACAGCTTCATTCATGCCAAGAAGGTCAATTTCACTGTGGAGGTCCTGCTTCCAGACAAAGCCTCAGAAGAGAAGATGAAACAGCTGGGGGCAGGCACCCCGAAATAA
- the MTFP1 gene encoding mitochondrial fission process protein 1 isoform X2 has translation MLQPQPRGAERDLYRDTWVRYLGYANEVGEAFRSLVPAAVVWLSYGVASSYVLADAIDKGKKAGEALASVAIPGFTINRVCAASLYVLGTATRWPLAVRKWTTTVLGLLTIPIIIHPIDRSVDFLLDSSLRKLYPSVGKPSSS, from the exons ATGTTACAGCCGCAGCCGCGGGGCGCAGAGCGCGATCTCTACCGGGACACGTGGGTGCGATACCTGG GCTATGCCAATGAGGTGGGCGAGGCTTTCCGCTCTCTTGTGCCGGCGGCGGTGGTGTGGCTGAGCTATGGCGTGGCCAGCTCCTACGTGCTGGCGGATGCCATTGACAAAGGCAAGAAGGCTGGAGAG GCTCTGGCCTCTGTGGCCATTCCGGGCTTCACCATCAACCGCGTGTGTGCCGCCTCTCTCTATGTCCTGGGCACTGCCACCCGCTGGCCCCTGGCTGTCCGCAAGTGGACCACCACCGTGCTTGGGCTGTTGACCATCCCCATCATTATCCACCCCATTGACAG GTCGGTGGATTTcctcctggactccagcctgcGCAAGCTCTACCCATCAGTGGGGAAGCCCAGCTCCTCCTGA
- the MTFP1 gene encoding mitochondrial fission process protein 1 isoform X4, with protein sequence MLQPQPRGAERDLYRDTWVRYLGYANEVGEAFRSLVPAAVVWLSYGVASSYVLADAIDKGKKAGEVGGFPPGLQPAQALPISGEAQLLLIILWYLACALASCFMSTSHSCQGMWTPGSLGSKDPGTWVGLSRTEA encoded by the exons ATGTTACAGCCGCAGCCGCGGGGCGCAGAGCGCGATCTCTACCGGGACACGTGGGTGCGATACCTGG GCTATGCCAATGAGGTGGGCGAGGCTTTCCGCTCTCTTGTGCCGGCGGCGGTGGTGTGGCTGAGCTATGGCGTGGCCAGCTCCTACGTGCTGGCGGATGCCATTGACAAAGGCAAGAAGGCTGGAGAG GTCGGTGGATTTcctcctggactccagcctgcGCAAGCTCTACCCATCAGTGGGGAAGCCCAGCTCCTCCTGATCATACTCTGGTACCTGGCCTGTGCATTGGCCTCCTGCTTCATGTCAACCTCCCACTCCTGCCAGGGGATGTGGACGCCTGGCTCCCTGGGGTCCAAAGACCCTGGCACCTGGGTTGGTTTGAGCCGGACAGAAGCTTAG
- the MTFP1 gene encoding mitochondrial fission process protein 1 isoform X1: protein MLQPQPRGAERDLYRDTWVRYLGYANEVGEAFRSLVPAAVVWLSYGVASSYVLADAIDKGKKAGEVPSPEAGRRARVTVAVVDTFVWQALASVAIPGFTINRVCAASLYVLGTATRWPLAVRKWTTTVLGLLTIPIIIHPIDRSVDFLLDSSLRKLYPSVGKPSSS, encoded by the exons ATGTTACAGCCGCAGCCGCGGGGCGCAGAGCGCGATCTCTACCGGGACACGTGGGTGCGATACCTGG GCTATGCCAATGAGGTGGGCGAGGCTTTCCGCTCTCTTGTGCCGGCGGCGGTGGTGTGGCTGAGCTATGGCGTGGCCAGCTCCTACGTGCTGGCGGATGCCATTGACAAAGGCAAGAAGGCTGGAGAG GTGCCCAGCCCTGAAGCAGGCCGCAGAGCCAGGGTGACCGTGGCTGTGGTGGACACCTTTGTATGGCAGGCTCTGGCCTCTGTGGCCATTCCGGGCTTCACCATCAACCGCGTGTGTGCCGCCTCTCTCTATGTCCTGGGCACTGCCACCCGCTGGCCCCTGGCTGTCCGCAAGTGGACCACCACCGTGCTTGGGCTGTTGACCATCCCCATCATTATCCACCCCATTGACAG GTCGGTGGATTTcctcctggactccagcctgcGCAAGCTCTACCCATCAGTGGGGAAGCCCAGCTCCTCCTGA
- the MTFP1 gene encoding mitochondrial fission process protein 1 isoform X3, translated as MAWPAPTCWRMPLTKARRLERIFCLCPSWIKCLCAHQVPSPEAGRRARVTVAVVDTFVWQALASVAIPGFTINRVCAASLYVLGTATRWPLAVRKWTTTVLGLLTIPIIIHPIDRSVDFLLDSSLRKLYPSVGKPSSS; from the exons ATGGCGTGGCCAGCTCCTACGTGCTGGCGGATGCCATTGACAAAGGCAAGAAGGCTGGAGAG GATTTTCTGCCTCTGCCCCAGCTGGATTAAGTGTCTCTGCGCCCACCAGGTGCCCAGCCCTGAAGCAGGCCGCAGAGCCAGGGTGACCGTGGCTGTGGTGGACACCTTTGTATGGCAGGCTCTGGCCTCTGTGGCCATTCCGGGCTTCACCATCAACCGCGTGTGTGCCGCCTCTCTCTATGTCCTGGGCACTGCCACCCGCTGGCCCCTGGCTGTCCGCAAGTGGACCACCACCGTGCTTGGGCTGTTGACCATCCCCATCATTATCCACCCCATTGACAG GTCGGTGGATTTcctcctggactccagcctgcGCAAGCTCTACCCATCAGTGGGGAAGCCCAGCTCCTCCTGA